In Hallerella succinigenes, the following are encoded in one genomic region:
- the trmD gene encoding tRNA (guanosine(37)-N1)-methyltransferase TrmD, giving the protein MMKIECITIFPEMFAPLEHSIIGRAQKNELFSFNTIYLRNFAVNEYGQVDDSPYGGEPGMVLRPEPLARAIQSTHVKEDGGKVIYLTADGVPLTHKIVSDLSKESHLVLVCGHYKGIDERIREDYVDMEISIGDFVVSGGELPAMLLTDAVVRLLPGALGHKESGDTDSFAQGPLGWPVYTRPEVFEGKSVPEVLLSGHHKRISEWRTAESLKRTKERRPDIYEKLQIDTKFGTQ; this is encoded by the coding sequence ATGATGAAGATCGAATGCATCACCATCTTCCCCGAAATGTTCGCACCGTTAGAACATTCCATTATCGGCAGAGCCCAGAAGAACGAGCTTTTTTCGTTCAACACGATCTATCTCCGCAACTTCGCCGTGAACGAATACGGTCAGGTAGACGATTCGCCCTACGGTGGCGAACCGGGCATGGTGCTCCGACCGGAACCCCTGGCTCGTGCCATCCAAAGCACGCACGTCAAGGAAGATGGGGGCAAGGTCATCTATCTCACGGCGGACGGCGTCCCTTTGACCCACAAGATCGTATCGGACCTTTCGAAAGAAAGCCACCTGGTACTCGTCTGTGGTCATTACAAGGGAATCGACGAACGTATCCGTGAAGATTACGTGGACATGGAAATTTCCATCGGCGACTTTGTCGTAAGCGGTGGCGAACTTCCGGCCATGCTTTTGACCGATGCAGTGGTCAGGCTCCTACCGGGAGCTCTCGGTCACAAGGAATCCGGAGACACAGACTCTTTTGCTCAGGGACCTCTCGGCTGGCCCGTCTATACCAGACCAGAGGTTTTTGAAGGAAAATCCGTCCCTGAGGTGCTCCTTTCGGGGCATCATAAGCGAATTTCCGAGTGGAGAACGGCAGAATCTTTAAAAAGAACTAAAGAAAGACGCCCGGACATCTACGAAAAATTGCAAATAGATACTAAATTTGGCACACAATAA
- the greA gene encoding transcription elongation factor GreA, with protein MDNIPVTQETYDQLKQELENLKKVERPKIIDEIAEARAQGDLSENFAYHAAKDRQGEIESRINYLEDRVARAVIIKYDASQGGEIKFGATVKLHNKKNNREITYTIVSPEGVDAINGKISFTSPIGKALLGKKKGDTVEVITPKGKNVFEVLDVQ; from the coding sequence ATGGATAATATACCTGTTACTCAAGAAACTTACGACCAACTCAAACAAGAATTGGAAAATTTAAAAAAAGTAGAACGCCCAAAGATCATCGATGAAATCGCTGAGGCGCGTGCACAGGGCGATTTGAGCGAAAACTTCGCATACCATGCGGCCAAGGACCGTCAGGGCGAAATCGAATCCCGCATCAACTACTTGGAAGACCGCGTCGCTCGCGCCGTGATTATCAAGTATGACGCAAGCCAGGGCGGCGAAATCAAGTTCGGCGCCACGGTCAAACTTCACAATAAGAAGAACAACCGCGAAATCACCTACACGATCGTCTCGCCGGAAGGCGTGGACGCCATCAACGGCAAGATCAGCTTTACAAGCCCGATCGGCAAGGCTCTCCTTGGCAAGAAGAAGGGCGACACCGTTGAAGTCATCACCCCGAAGGGCAAGAACGTCTTCGAAGTTCTGGACGTGCAGTAA
- the yajC gene encoding preprotein translocase subunit YajC: MKYSALLALVFAASAFAQEAGAEQPQGSMFMGLLPFILMFVVMYLFFIMPKQKEMKKLDAMRKALKKGDQVLTAAGIIGTVTNVEGTTVTVKTGNSTILDFEQAAIARVLNAEDKAADKK; this comes from the coding sequence ATGAAATATTCCGCTCTCCTCGCCCTCGTTTTCGCCGCATCCGCCTTTGCACAGGAAGCCGGTGCAGAACAGCCACAGGGTTCCATGTTCATGGGCCTTCTCCCGTTCATTCTCATGTTCGTCGTGATGTACTTGTTCTTCATCATGCCGAAGCAGAAGGAAATGAAGAAGCTCGACGCGATGCGTAAGGCTTTGAAGAAGGGCGACCAGGTTTTGACCGCTGCCGGCATCATCGGCACGGTGACGAACGTGGAAGGTACCACGGTGACCGTGAAGACAGGCAACAGCACCATTCTCGATTTCGAACAGGCCGCTATCGCTCGCGTCTTGAACGCAGAAGACAAGGCTGCGGACAAGAAGTAA
- a CDS encoding tRNA (N(6)-L-threonylcarbamoyladenosine(37)-C(2))-methylthiotransferase, translating into MHLQRKVAVLSEGCAANFGDGEEIGERFAREGFAVQFEMPSETPDAIVLNACTVKGITSATKLAKKIRSQFENVPVWVTGCATDDLKRALVQLFPDFCFGPKDAHKNEAAFQEFAHKLSATNSKVQEIPDLQSHAGIGLVNIEEGCLDACSYCSTRLVKGVLKSAAPDSIVRRVQRKVEAGAKEIFLTGQDTSCYGFDLHTNLAALLQQIIVHVPGDYKIRLGMGNPRHVLRYLEALLESFEDEHLYKFVHIPVQSGSDRILKAMNRRHTHKEYLQIAKAFRTRFPEMTLGTDIIVAFPGETREDFEESVRLVKETRPSICNITRFVPREGTPAFALKNGVLKEERYARSAELAQVFQQIALENNRSCIGKVERVTVEKVGMRAGTTIARDDAYRPVALQGNFPIGQTLDVKIRDAETFALLAEVLV; encoded by the coding sequence ATGCATCTCCAGCGGAAAGTAGCCGTCTTAAGTGAAGGTTGCGCCGCAAATTTTGGAGACGGCGAAGAAATCGGTGAACGATTTGCCCGCGAAGGCTTTGCCGTTCAATTCGAAATGCCTTCCGAGACTCCGGATGCAATTGTCTTAAACGCTTGTACAGTCAAAGGGATTACAAGTGCGACAAAGCTTGCCAAAAAGATTCGTTCGCAATTTGAAAATGTGCCTGTGTGGGTAACGGGATGCGCAACGGATGATTTAAAACGCGCCTTGGTCCAGCTGTTTCCGGATTTTTGTTTTGGGCCTAAAGATGCGCACAAAAACGAAGCAGCCTTCCAAGAATTCGCGCACAAATTAAGTGCCACAAATTCAAAGGTACAAGAAATCCCTGACTTGCAAAGCCATGCGGGAATCGGGCTTGTGAATATTGAAGAAGGCTGTCTTGATGCCTGCTCTTACTGCTCCACACGACTTGTCAAAGGCGTTTTGAAAAGCGCTGCCCCCGATTCGATTGTGCGCCGTGTGCAACGCAAAGTGGAAGCGGGTGCAAAAGAAATCTTTTTGACAGGCCAAGATACAAGCTGCTACGGCTTTGACCTGCATACCAATCTCGCCGCACTTTTGCAACAAATTATCGTTCACGTTCCAGGCGATTACAAGATTCGCCTGGGCATGGGAAATCCGCGGCACGTGCTGCGCTATTTAGAAGCGCTCCTCGAATCCTTCGAAGACGAGCACCTGTATAAGTTCGTCCACATTCCCGTACAAAGCGGCAGCGACCGCATTCTTAAAGCGATGAACCGCAGACACACGCACAAGGAATATCTGCAAATCGCCAAAGCATTTAGGACACGATTCCCCGAAATGACTCTTGGCACAGACATCATCGTCGCCTTCCCCGGAGAAACTCGCGAAGACTTTGAAGAAAGCGTTCGACTGGTGAAGGAAACGCGACCGTCCATTTGTAACATCACACGGTTCGTTCCGCGCGAAGGCACACCTGCCTTCGCCTTGAAGAACGGAGTTCTGAAAGAGGAGCGCTATGCGCGCTCCGCGGAACTCGCCCAAGTTTTTCAGCAGATCGCTTTAGAGAACAACCGTTCGTGCATCGGAAAAGTAGAACGGGTGACAGTCGAAAAGGTCGGGATGCGGGCGGGGACGACCATCGCCCGAGACGACGCTTACAGACCCGTGGCGTTGCAAGGGAACTTCCCCATCGGGCAAACCTTGGACGTAAAAATTCGCGACGCGGAAACATTCGCACTCCTAGCGGAAGTTCTCGTTTAA
- the rpsP gene encoding 30S ribosomal protein S16 → MSTVIRLARFGKRHHSVYRAVVIDNRKARNDSFIEQVGFYDPNHKQPVIAFDQEKVLKWLKTGAQPSDTVASLLKKVGIMDLFHELKAGRSIEGKNATPRAAKEKKAKLGPKAKARLEAEKAAKEAPAADAQA, encoded by the coding sequence ATGTCTACAGTTATCCGTCTCGCCCGTTTTGGCAAGCGTCACCACTCCGTCTATCGTGCAGTCGTCATCGACAACCGTAAGGCTCGTAACGATAGTTTCATCGAACAGGTCGGTTTCTACGATCCGAACCACAAGCAGCCGGTGATCGCTTTCGATCAGGAAAAGGTTCTCAAGTGGCTCAAGACTGGTGCTCAGCCGTCTGATACCGTCGCTTCCCTCCTCAAGAAGGTCGGCATCATGGACCTCTTCCACGAACTCAAGGCTGGCCGTTCCATCGAAGGCAAGAACGCTACTCCGCGTGCTGCTAAGGAAAAGAAGGCTAAGCTCGGTCCGAAGGCTAAGGCACGTCTCGAAGCTGAAAAGGCTGCGAAGGAAGCTCCGGCCGCTGACGCTCAGGCTTAA
- a CDS encoding cyclic nucleotide-binding domain-containing protein, which translates to MKKLHSRDILFKEGSEIQKLFVVHKGELLIQKKEGSKLRNEGTVGPRSVVGIEALFHKQPYPYTLRAMESVDVEEVSKEDLQAATEKLPVWFPQILSILAKRKQVLKENKAKLDKIHALPTLFFLCARYIRHVKKDTFDLEPMIDDLRVVNGLGYNETFELLRGLCGLGIAELLPGENTQIHFYRKNLPALLYRTLFLRMTNKNLPQSLLSANEQTLLTAFISAAKTKGFEKQGSTFVTAKNFEAAYKRLFPALGFRRRGFENLIHCGYLYTSPSFTTVDFSKIEFFYAELEAVKDLVELNRVYPLLDKRLLEAMNHA; encoded by the coding sequence ATGAAAAAGCTCCATTCCCGCGACATCCTGTTCAAGGAAGGCAGTGAAATCCAGAAGCTCTTTGTCGTTCACAAGGGCGAGCTTTTGATTCAAAAGAAGGAAGGTTCCAAGCTTCGCAACGAAGGCACTGTGGGCCCGCGTTCCGTCGTCGGCATTGAAGCGCTTTTTCACAAGCAACCATACCCGTACACCCTCCGCGCCATGGAATCCGTGGACGTGGAAGAAGTTTCCAAAGAAGACCTGCAGGCGGCAACGGAAAAGCTTCCTGTTTGGTTTCCGCAGATTTTAAGCATTCTCGCCAAGCGCAAACAAGTTTTAAAAGAAAACAAGGCGAAGCTCGACAAAATTCACGCTCTGCCGACGCTCTTTTTCCTTTGCGCACGCTACATTCGCCACGTCAAAAAAGACACCTTCGATTTGGAACCGATGATCGATGATTTGCGCGTAGTCAACGGTCTCGGCTACAACGAAACCTTTGAACTTCTCCGCGGTCTGTGCGGCCTTGGCATTGCCGAGCTCCTTCCCGGTGAAAACACACAAATTCACTTTTACCGCAAGAACCTTCCGGCGTTGCTTTACCGCACCCTGTTTTTGCGGATGACGAACAAGAATCTTCCACAGTCTCTGCTGTCGGCAAACGAGCAGACGCTCCTGACCGCCTTTATTTCTGCGGCCAAGACGAAAGGCTTTGAAAAGCAAGGCAGCACCTTTGTGACGGCGAAGAATTTTGAAGCCGCTTACAAGCGCCTTTTCCCCGCCCTGGGATTCAGACGTCGCGGATTTGAAAACCTAATCCACTGCGGGTACCTGTACACATCGCCCAGCTTTACCACGGTCGATTTTTCAAAGATCGAATTCTTCTACGCTGAACTCGAAGCCGTCAAGGATCTGGTGGAACTGAACCGCGTCTATCCGTTGCTCGACAAACGGCTTTTAGAAGCGATGAATCACGCCTAA
- the rimM gene encoding ribosome maturation factor RimM (Essential for efficient processing of 16S rRNA), producing the protein MENVHAKDLVVVGHLMRTHGFKGEIKCAPQTHDLNRCKKFTTVFALIKASTLALEVESARVANDIWILKFKGYDSSEAVQNLVNADIGVPMEERIPAPEGKYYFSDLEGFSIIGDSGSVIGSVLSVEQLPSVNAFRFTYKGSEILAPWIKECVGEIDSEKRTVQISEAFLAKLFDMRVG; encoded by the coding sequence ATGGAAAACGTTCACGCAAAAGACCTGGTCGTCGTTGGCCATTTGATGAGAACCCACGGATTCAAGGGCGAAATCAAGTGTGCACCCCAGACGCACGATTTGAACCGTTGTAAAAAGTTCACGACGGTCTTTGCGCTTATAAAAGCTTCGACTCTCGCTCTCGAAGTGGAAAGCGCTCGCGTTGCAAACGATATCTGGATTCTCAAGTTCAAGGGTTACGATTCGTCGGAAGCCGTGCAGAACTTGGTGAATGCGGACATCGGCGTTCCCATGGAAGAACGGATTCCCGCACCCGAAGGCAAATATTACTTCTCGGACCTCGAAGGTTTCTCCATTATCGGAGACTCCGGATCGGTTATCGGGAGCGTCCTTTCGGTAGAGCAGCTTCCCAGTGTAAACGCATTCCGTTTTACATACAAAGGAAGCGAGATCCTCGCCCCGTGGATCAAGGAATGCGTCGGTGAAATCGACAGCGAAAAACGCACCGTACAAATTTCGGAAGCGTTCCTCGCCAAGCTTTTCGACATGAGGGTTGGATGA
- the rplS gene encoding 50S ribosomal protein L19 codes for MSLNIEAIQNENKKTDIPAIRTGDTITVNVKVLEGSKERIQPFKGVVIQMKKNTGLGATVTVRKTTDGVAIERIFPVHSPRIASFEINRAGKVHQARIYYMRKLQGKAARIEKRED; via the coding sequence ATGTCCCTTAACATCGAAGCAATTCAGAACGAAAACAAGAAAACGGATATTCCGGCAATTCGTACCGGCGACACCATCACGGTTAACGTGAAGGTTCTCGAAGGCAGCAAGGAACGCATCCAGCCGTTCAAGGGTGTTGTCATTCAGATGAAGAAGAATACAGGCCTTGGCGCAACCGTTACCGTTCGCAAGACGACCGACGGCGTTGCCATCGAACGTATCTTCCCGGTTCACAGCCCGCGTATCGCTTCTTTCGAAATCAACCGCGCAGGTAAGGTCCACCAAGCTCGTATTTACTACATGCGTAAGCTCCAGGGCAAGGCTGCTCGTATCGAAAAGCGCGAAGACTAA
- the def gene encoding peptide deformylase, which produces MAVLDITIYGNPVLRVKCKPVEKVTPELVALAHDMLDTMYDAGGVGLAAPQVGKDMRLVVIDPARPDEDEQPAPRIIFNPEWGPEPDSKNEPYDEGCLSVPDVFCNVYRPGKIWIKYMNENGETVEEHNVEGLLCRCFQHETDHLEGKLFVDVISTADRELNRSKLRDMAKKEKKKSGAKKR; this is translated from the coding sequence ATGGCCGTTTTAGATATCACGATTTACGGAAATCCCGTTTTGCGCGTTAAGTGCAAGCCGGTGGAAAAGGTGACGCCGGAGCTCGTCGCTCTTGCTCACGATATGCTCGATACCATGTACGACGCAGGTGGTGTCGGTCTCGCAGCCCCGCAGGTCGGCAAGGACATGCGCCTTGTGGTGATCGACCCTGCTCGCCCTGACGAAGACGAACAGCCTGCTCCGCGCATTATCTTTAACCCGGAATGGGGTCCTGAACCCGATTCGAAAAATGAACCTTACGACGAAGGCTGTCTTTCCGTTCCCGACGTTTTCTGCAACGTTTACCGTCCGGGCAAGATCTGGATCAAGTACATGAACGAAAACGGCGAAACCGTCGAAGAACACAATGTCGAAGGCCTTCTTTGCCGCTGTTTCCAGCACGAAACAGACCACTTGGAAGGAAAACTCTTCGTGGACGTGATTTCGACTGCGGATCGCGAACTCAACCGTTCAAAGCTCCGCGACATGGCCAAGAAAGAAAAGAAAAAGTCTGGAGCAAAAAAAAGATGA
- a CDS encoding Crp/Fnr family transcriptional regulator: MISGNPVTSDLNFPFERFTVQAGFVVFKKGQKTSEMLFVEEGLLEAFDDNQILKSIPQGSLIGVTSVMDGTPFAYHIRAGKDSTLVKIDQKCLGAVLKAAPAWMLATINSIVKDMQQLKQAAVKPNYKNSLESFAKFLALRAENKPLDTATVVKEYMWQSRASKDETAKALKELIRRQFVKLKPGADGKPNAQMLLVKPKLFHILVDYLRSERHGETYPPFGLSPRERSCLEFLGLEDSLFTRSRKDWLKYLQLATPKADIIVIIRFVELGIFSELSEDSEKLFLETEMLDRYLSALHAEHNIRGLS; the protein is encoded by the coding sequence TTGATTTCGGGCAATCCCGTTACAAGCGACTTGAATTTCCCGTTTGAGCGTTTTACCGTTCAAGCGGGTTTTGTTGTTTTTAAAAAAGGTCAAAAGACTTCCGAAATGCTCTTTGTCGAAGAAGGCTTACTTGAAGCCTTTGACGATAATCAAATTCTGAAGTCCATTCCGCAAGGATCTCTGATTGGCGTCACCTCCGTGATGGATGGGACGCCTTTCGCATATCATATACGCGCAGGCAAAGATTCGACTCTGGTAAAGATCGATCAGAAATGCCTCGGAGCCGTCCTCAAAGCGGCCCCTGCGTGGATGCTCGCCACGATCAACTCGATCGTCAAGGATATGCAGCAGCTAAAGCAGGCTGCGGTCAAACCGAATTACAAGAATTCTCTTGAAAGCTTTGCCAAGTTCCTCGCCCTCCGCGCCGAAAACAAGCCTTTGGATACAGCCACGGTGGTCAAGGAATACATGTGGCAAAGCCGCGCAAGCAAGGACGAAACGGCAAAGGCCCTCAAGGAGCTGATCCGTCGCCAGTTTGTCAAACTCAAACCGGGCGCAGACGGAAAGCCGAACGCCCAAATGTTGCTTGTAAAGCCAAAGCTTTTCCACATCCTTGTGGACTATCTACGCTCGGAGCGCCACGGGGAAACCTATCCCCCATTTGGACTTTCGCCACGTGAACGTTCCTGCCTTGAATTCTTGGGTCTTGAAGATTCGCTCTTCACCCGTTCCCGCAAAGATTGGCTTAAGTACTTGCAGCTCGCCACTCCCAAGGCAGATATAATTGTGATCATTCGCTTTGTGGAACTCGGCATCTTTAGCGAACTTTCCGAAGACTCGGAAAAGCTCTTCCTCGAAACGGAAATGCTCGACCGCTACCTGAGCGCACTCCACGCGGAACACAACATTCGGGGGCTCTCATGA
- the holA gene encoding DNA polymerase III subunit delta, producing the protein MIVVLIGDSDFEKERLIGQFLEKTLGDRKDDPLARKILFANDSNLPSVADAVIEACDSCSLFASEQTVVVRKAESLKADDTAALESWFKTKPDANLLLDFEKLLKTSKLYKSLADFATFKECKSPRDYEIAKWITSHCEIDLGRRIDALAAEYVADALGTDQALIDAELKKILLLDPEGQVISLDQAKLMIAPQREIAAFEIRESFGDRNPIAYTKKLRELLDAGVEGIQIISALEAYAVRLLHIRTMLGRKMAAKDIAAALGANPWLFEKKLNEPRKALNWSPQLLCRVIKRLGELDSDIKNGICDSRMGLELSLAALVVR; encoded by the coding sequence ATGATCGTCGTCCTGATCGGTGACAGTGATTTTGAAAAGGAACGCCTCATCGGGCAGTTCCTCGAAAAAACTTTGGGAGACCGCAAGGACGACCCTCTCGCCCGCAAGATTCTCTTTGCAAACGATTCGAACCTGCCTTCCGTGGCAGACGCCGTCATCGAAGCCTGCGATTCCTGTTCGCTCTTTGCGAGCGAACAGACGGTCGTCGTCCGCAAAGCAGAAAGCTTAAAAGCGGACGATACCGCAGCCCTCGAGTCCTGGTTCAAGACCAAACCAGACGCGAACCTCCTTTTAGATTTTGAAAAGCTTCTCAAAACGAGCAAGCTATACAAATCGCTCGCCGACTTCGCGACCTTCAAGGAATGCAAGTCCCCGCGCGACTATGAAATAGCGAAGTGGATTACTTCGCACTGCGAAATCGACCTGGGTCGCCGCATAGATGCACTCGCTGCGGAATACGTTGCCGACGCACTGGGAACGGACCAGGCTCTAATCGATGCCGAGCTCAAAAAAATTCTGCTTCTTGATCCGGAAGGCCAAGTCATCTCGCTTGACCAAGCGAAATTAATGATTGCGCCACAGCGTGAAATCGCCGCTTTTGAAATTCGCGAGTCCTTCGGGGATCGAAATCCTATCGCCTACACGAAAAAACTTCGCGAACTTTTGGATGCGGGCGTAGAAGGCATTCAAATCATTTCCGCATTGGAAGCCTACGCAGTACGCTTGCTGCACATTCGCACCATGCTCGGTCGTAAGATGGCCGCAAAGGATATCGCCGCGGCGCTTGGCGCAAACCCGTGGCTCTTCGAAAAAAAATTGAACGAACCGCGCAAAGCGTTGAACTGGTCTCCGCAATTGCTTTGCCGTGTCATTAAACGCTTGGGCGAACTCGACAGCGATATCAAGAACGGTATCTGCGACAGCCGCATGGGACTGGAACTTTCCCTTGCCGCACTCGTCGTTCGCTAG
- the argJ gene encoding bifunctional glutamate N-acetyltransferase/amino-acid acetyltransferase ArgJ, translated as MLTMLKDGGVCSPKGFTASAYTAGIKASGKPDMALLKSEKAARCFAVFTTNKVKAAPVLYDKSVLEHAHFASAVVVNSGNANACTGPQGLADSERTATLVEEQLGLAPRSVLVCSTGVIGHLMPMDKVEAAIPHLVKGLHAGASDEFGTAILTTDRVKKSLAVEIETSMGKVTVGGCCKGSGMIHPNMATMLAFITTDLGLPLDFFAEFRADISDSFNAITVDGDTSTNDTCILLANGVSGIKYEDLSISEKSEFRAALMTVMKELAKDIARDGEGATKFIEIRIEKAESHAEALKMARFIGTSNLAKCAMFGEDPNWGRILSSAGSSGVNMVAEQTDLYFGDVKVLEAGRPIACDQKKLEEVVKQKEYAVTVVLNIGEASASAYTCDLSYEYVKINAEYTT; from the coding sequence ATGTTGACGATGCTGAAAGATGGCGGTGTCTGTTCTCCGAAAGGATTTACCGCTTCTGCTTACACGGCAGGAATTAAGGCGAGTGGAAAGCCGGATATGGCCCTTCTCAAAAGTGAAAAGGCTGCTCGCTGCTTTGCCGTTTTCACAACGAACAAGGTGAAGGCCGCTCCGGTCCTTTATGACAAGTCTGTCCTGGAACACGCGCACTTTGCTTCGGCAGTTGTCGTCAATAGCGGTAACGCAAACGCTTGCACGGGTCCTCAAGGGCTTGCCGACAGCGAACGCACGGCCACACTCGTCGAAGAACAGCTCGGCCTTGCACCGCGCAGCGTGCTCGTTTGCAGCACGGGAGTTATCGGTCATCTGATGCCGATGGATAAGGTGGAAGCTGCGATTCCGCATTTGGTAAAGGGCCTGCACGCAGGCGCTTCCGATGAATTCGGAACGGCTATCCTCACGACCGACCGCGTCAAGAAGTCCCTTGCCGTCGAGATCGAAACATCGATGGGTAAGGTCACGGTGGGCGGTTGCTGCAAGGGCAGTGGCATGATCCATCCGAACATGGCGACGATGCTCGCCTTTATCACCACGGACCTTGGGCTTCCGCTTGACTTCTTCGCTGAATTCCGCGCAGACATTTCCGACTCTTTCAACGCGATTACCGTCGATGGTGACACAAGCACGAACGACACCTGCATCTTGCTTGCAAACGGCGTTTCGGGCATCAAGTATGAAGATCTTTCCATTAGCGAAAAGAGCGAATTCCGCGCCGCCTTGATGACGGTGATGAAGGAACTCGCAAAGGACATCGCTCGGGATGGTGAAGGTGCAACGAAGTTCATCGAAATTCGGATTGAAAAAGCCGAAAGCCATGCGGAAGCTTTAAAGATGGCTCGATTTATCGGTACGAGTAACCTTGCTAAGTGCGCCATGTTCGGCGAAGACCCGAACTGGGGACGTATCCTTTCGAGCGCCGGTTCGAGTGGCGTGAATATGGTCGCTGAACAGACGGATCTTTATTTTGGGGACGTGAAGGTTCTTGAAGCGGGCCGTCCGATCGCCTGCGATCAGAAAAAGCTCGAAGAAGTCGTGAAGCAGAAGGAATACGCAGTGACCGTCGTGCTGAACATCGGTGAAGCAAGCGCCTCTGCATATACCTGCGATTTAAGCTACGAATACGTGAAGATTAACGCCGAATACACGACCTAA
- a CDS encoding SpoIID/LytB domain-containing protein: MKRFPLLFLAAGLVSCAPLPPLVTDPPEDAQTAESSSSFLAESSSSVTAEADSTVQKPFVAMAPENAEDSIPDSTTTAAFAPIAPAADTTAAEPGASSASLLKDLSVMQLPEALQRDFRVGILVSVSKAEISGNDYIVSTTADSTQGKKKSGSMKVSPSKSDSLWVFPGEGSRLSVNGKEYRGKILVVKNAKKLNVINVLPVEDYLKGVVPHEIGKLDASMFEALKVQAVAARTYAYHHFNSRASLGFDVYATVQDQVYNGSAGEAPLPSAAIDSTVGIVLTYNGNFIEAYYHSTCGGHTEGVEVWGLSPVPYLQSQNDMKNADSAWCESSSYSTWKKVYSEKELVSIFKKNLKESRAVGKSNFSGIQQIEIKSTFPGGRVNELEVLTNKGVFTVKGDRTRWLFQEGSKILPSAKFKIEKNGKVWVIDGSGFGHGIGMCQMGARARAKAGQSFKEILEAYYPGATLQCISSGK; encoded by the coding sequence ATGAAGCGTTTTCCGCTGTTGTTCCTCGCAGCCGGTCTCGTCAGTTGCGCACCCCTGCCTCCTCTCGTGACCGATCCGCCTGAAGATGCTCAGACAGCGGAATCCTCATCCAGTTTCCTTGCGGAAAGTTCTTCGAGCGTGACCGCAGAAGCGGATTCCACGGTGCAAAAGCCTTTTGTGGCGATGGCTCCGGAAAACGCCGAAGATTCCATTCCAGATTCGACAACGACCGCAGCCTTTGCTCCGATTGCTCCTGCTGCAGATACGACCGCCGCCGAACCAGGGGCGTCGTCTGCGAGCCTTTTAAAAGACCTGTCCGTGATGCAGCTTCCAGAAGCTTTACAGCGCGACTTCCGCGTGGGCATTCTGGTGAGCGTTTCCAAAGCAGAAATTTCCGGCAACGATTACATCGTTTCGACGACCGCCGATTCGACGCAGGGCAAAAAGAAGTCCGGTTCGATGAAGGTTTCGCCGTCGAAGTCCGATTCGCTGTGGGTGTTCCCGGGTGAAGGCTCGCGCCTTTCTGTAAACGGCAAGGAGTACCGCGGCAAAATACTCGTTGTGAAGAATGCGAAAAAGCTAAACGTGATCAACGTTCTCCCGGTCGAAGATTATTTGAAGGGCGTTGTGCCGCATGAAATCGGCAAGCTCGATGCTTCGATGTTCGAAGCGCTCAAGGTTCAGGCGGTGGCGGCTCGCACTTACGCTTACCACCATTTCAATTCTCGCGCTTCTTTGGGATTTGACGTCTACGCGACCGTGCAGGATCAGGTTTACAACGGCAGCGCAGGAGAAGCTCCGCTTCCGAGTGCAGCCATTGATTCGACCGTTGGCATTGTGCTGACCTATAACGGAAACTTTATCGAAGCCTATTACCATTCCACTTGCGGAGGCCATACCGAAGGAGTCGAAGTGTGGGGACTTTCTCCCGTTCCGTATCTGCAAAGCCAAAACGATATGAAGAACGCCGATTCGGCGTGGTGCGAATCCAGTTCCTACAGCACCTGGAAAAAGGTCTACAGTGAAAAAGAATTAGTTTCGATATTCAAAAAGAACTTGAAGGAATCCCGCGCCGTAGGCAAGTCGAACTTTAGCGGAATTCAACAGATTGAAATCAAGTCCACGTTTCCGGGTGGCCGTGTAAACGAACTTGAAGTTCTGACCAACAAGGGAGTCTTTACCGTCAAAGGCGACAGAACCCGTTGGCTCTTCCAGGAAGGTTCCAAAATCCTTCCGTCCGCCAAATTCAAAATTGAAAAGAACGGCAAGGTCTGGGTGATCGATGGTTCGGGCTTTGGCCACGGCATCGGTATGTGCCAAATGGGCGCCCGCGCCCGTGCAAAGGCCGGTCAAAGCTTCAAGGAAATTCTCGAAGCTTACTACCCCGGAGCTACGCTTCAATGCATCTCCAGCGGAAAGTAG